The following coding sequences are from one Diospyros lotus cultivar Yz01 chromosome 7, ASM1463336v1, whole genome shotgun sequence window:
- the LOC127805512 gene encoding probable 1-deoxy-D-xylulose-5-phosphate synthase 2, chloroplastic, with protein MAFCGVYKSSFLQLVSSQNGHSSSSPSTAAINSIPHVKPKFCQVTAVAQDNNASIGKILVNTDHPTRQFTKTLNFTGEKPFTPILDTINYPIHMKNLSVDELGALADELREEIVYSVSKTGGHLSSSLGVAELTVALHHVFNTPEDKIIWDVGHQTYPHKILTGRRGKMNTIRQSCGLSGFPKREESVHDAFGAGHSSTSISAALGMAVGRDLLEKNNHVVAVIGDGAMTAGQAYEAMNNAGYLDTNLIIILNDNAQVSLPTATVDGPAPPVGALSRALTRLQSSRKFRQLRDAAKAITKQMGTQTHEIAAKIDSFVRGTMAGSEGCLFEELGLYYVGPVDGHNVEDLVNILQKVKAMPATGPVLIHIITEKGKGYPPAEVAADKMHGVVKFDPISGKQLKTKTNTLSYTRYFAESLIAEAEKDDKIVAIHAAMGGGTGLNLFQKRFPDRCFDVGIAEQHAVTFAAGLATEGLKPFCAIYSSFLQRGFDQVVHDVDLQKLPVRFAVDRAGLVGADGPTHCGAFDTTFMACLPNMVVMAPSCESELMHMVATAAAIDDRPSCLRYPRGNGIGSILPLNNKGTPLEVGRGRVLREGMRVAILGYGTIVQNCLEAAQLLQVLGISATVADARFCKPLDGNLIRHLAQEHEVLVTVEEGSIGGFSSHVSHFLGLNGLLDGHLKWRPIILPDRYIEHGPQAMQMEEAGLTSKHISATVLSLIEGSKKSIYLSRYH; from the exons atggctTTTTGTGGTGTTTACAAGAGCAGTTTTCTGCAACTTGTTAGTTCTCAAAATGGGCATTCTTCTTCGAGTCCTTCAACTGCTGCCATTAATTCTATTCCCCACGTCAAACCAAAG TTTTGTCAGGTGACAGCAGTAGCTCAGGACAATAATGCAAGTATTGGCAAGATATTGGTAAACACTGACCACCCAACAAGGCAATTCACAAAGACCCTCAATTTCACTGGGGAAAAGCCCTTCACCCCAATCTTGGATACCATTAACTACCCAATTCACATGAAGAATCTTTCAGTAGAT GAACTTGGAGCGTTAGCTGATGAACTACGTGAAGAGATCGTTTATTCGGTGTCGAAAACAGGAGGTCATCTGAGCTCAAGCTTGGGAGTAGCCGAGCTGACTGTGGCACTTCACCATGTCTTCAACACGCCGGAAGATAAGATCATTTGGGATGTTGGACAccag ACATACCCACACAAGATTTTGACAGGAAGGAGAGGCAAAATGAATACAATTCGGCAAAGCTGCGGGCTTTCAGGCTTCCCCAAACGAGAGGAAAGTGTTCATGATGCTTTTGGTGCTGGCCATAGTTCTACCAGCATTTCAGCTGCCTTAG GCATGGCGGTCGGGAGAGACTTGTTGGAGAAGAACAACCACGTTGTCGCCGTGATAGGCGATGGAGCCATGACTGCAGGACAAGCATACGAAGCAATGAACAATGCGGGCTATCTTGACACAAACCTGATAATCATCTTGAATGACAATGCTCAAGTGTCTCTCCCCACAGCCACCGTCGACGGTCCGGCTCCTCCTGTTGGAGCTTTGAGCAGAGCCCTCACAAGGCTGCAATCAAGTAGAAAGTTCCGTCAACTTCGTGACGCAGCCAAA GCCATCACAAAGCAGATGGGAACCCAGACACATGAAATTGCTGCCAAAATCGATTCATTTGTGCGAGGAACAATGGCTGGTTCTGAAGGCTGCCTATTTGAAGAACTTGGATTGTATTATGTTGGCCCTGTGGATGGCCATAATGTGGAAGACCTAGTGAATATCTTACAGAAGGTGAAAGCCATGCCTGCAACTGGGCCAGTTCTCATCCATATTATTACCGAGAAAGGAAAAGGCTATCCTCCAGCTGAAGTTGCAGCCGATAAGATGCATG GTGTTGTCAAGTTTGATCCTATTTCAGGGAAGCAGTTGAAGACCAAAACCAATACCCTTTCGTATACTCGGTACTTCGCAGAGTCCTTAATTGCTGAGGCcgagaaagatgacaaaatagtAGCGATCCATGCTGCAATGGGCGGAGGTACTGGACTTAACCTTTTCCAGAAACGGTTCCCTGATAGATGTTTTGATGTTGGGATAGCAGAACAACATGCCGTCACATTTGCTGCGGGTCTAGCTACAGAAGGTCTCAAGCCCTTCTGCGCTATTTACTCTTCTTTTCTCCAAAGAGGTTTTGATCAG GTAGTTCATGACGTCGATCTTCAAAAGCTTCCAGTAAGATTTGCAGTGGACAGGGCTGGCCTTGTTGGTGCAGATGGTCCGACACATTGTGGGGCCTTTGACACTACTTTCATGGCTTGCTTGCCCAATATGGTGGTCATGGCTCCTTCTTGTGAGAGTGAGCTTATGCATATGGTTGCCACTGCTGCAGCCATCGATGATCGACCTAGTTGCTTGAGGTACCCCAGAGGGAATGGCATCGGTTCCATTCTTCCACTCAATAACAAAGGGACTCCTCTAGAG GTAGGTAGAGGAAGAGTGCTAAGGGAAGGGATGAGGGTCGCCATTTTAGGTTATGGAACAATAGTGCAAAACTGTTTAGAGGCAGCACAACTTCTTCAAGTTCTTGGCATCTCAGCAACCGTGGCTGATGCGCGATTCTGCAAGCCTCTTGATGGAAATTTAATCAGACATTTGGCTCAAGAGCATGAAGTTCTTGTCACTGTGGAAGAAGGATCCATTGGAGGGTTCAGTTCTCACGTTTCTCATTTCTTGGGTTTGAATGGATTATTGGATGGACATCTCAAG TGGAGACCAATAATTCTTCCAGACCGATACATCGAGCATGGGCCTCAAGCAATGCAGATGGAAGAGGCAGGACTCACTTCCAAACACATTTCTGCGACTGTTTTGTCACTGATAGAAGGAAGCAAGAAAAGCATTTACCTTTCGAGGTATCATTGA